A single Anatilimnocola floriformis DNA region contains:
- a CDS encoding EF-hand domain-containing protein produces MRGWAIVFASVCSAAIAAAEPSPVPLQLEVTKNGESLQVAFDAFLAKVIAHFDADGDGQLSVREVERVFPFPLATGKFAALQLATADTSADGQVDLKELQAWCAKAQITPLTQATAAATADDQRLATIFVTALDADGNGKIKPKEWQTAARRLQQFDLNDDETLELKELLSGSRVSVDLKRTAKDEPIRYKLRLNLGDVPSASLEIENEKQSLPIEIQRFHYANNTKSVILSGRLSRELPNIANVAEFLVAQLEGASSGGGLKKSAVMSDESLAGLRDLFDYADRNQDGLLMAAELRSYCELIAEGLAVRYYVVLQDRGGNWFSFLDIDGDQRLSAKELTQLRSLPRTESGELARLQELEFRPLPINAWGGVPIPPLARKKAVPAKPKATSPAWFVSQDRNGDFYLSRREFLGPVALFESLDANDDDLIDAAEAAAK; encoded by the coding sequence ATGAGAGGCTGGGCGATTGTTTTCGCCTCTGTCTGCTCCGCTGCGATCGCCGCCGCGGAGCCGAGCCCCGTGCCGTTGCAGTTGGAGGTAACGAAGAACGGCGAATCGCTGCAGGTTGCCTTCGACGCTTTTCTCGCCAAAGTGATTGCGCACTTCGACGCTGATGGTGACGGCCAGCTCTCAGTACGCGAAGTGGAACGCGTGTTTCCGTTTCCGCTGGCGACAGGAAAGTTCGCAGCGCTGCAACTTGCGACGGCCGACACTTCCGCCGATGGCCAGGTTGATCTGAAAGAACTACAGGCCTGGTGCGCGAAGGCCCAGATCACACCACTCACGCAGGCCACTGCCGCGGCAACCGCCGACGATCAGCGTTTGGCGACCATCTTCGTCACGGCGCTTGATGCTGATGGCAACGGCAAGATCAAGCCGAAAGAGTGGCAAACCGCCGCGAGGCGGTTACAGCAGTTCGATTTGAATGATGATGAAACGCTCGAGTTGAAAGAACTGCTCTCTGGCTCGCGCGTTTCAGTTGATTTAAAAAGAACAGCGAAAGACGAGCCGATCAGGTACAAGTTGCGATTGAATCTTGGCGACGTTCCATCGGCCTCGCTTGAAATTGAAAACGAGAAGCAATCGCTGCCAATTGAGATTCAGCGTTTCCATTACGCGAACAATACGAAGTCGGTTATCCTCAGCGGCCGGTTGTCGCGGGAGTTGCCGAATATCGCCAACGTGGCCGAATTTCTCGTGGCTCAACTAGAAGGAGCCAGCAGCGGCGGCGGCTTGAAAAAATCGGCCGTCATGAGTGACGAGTCTCTCGCCGGGCTCCGCGATCTCTTCGACTACGCCGATCGCAATCAAGATGGGTTGCTGATGGCGGCCGAACTGCGCAGTTACTGCGAGCTGATCGCCGAAGGCCTGGCCGTGCGGTATTACGTGGTGTTGCAAGACCGCGGCGGGAATTGGTTTTCATTTCTCGATATCGACGGTGACCAACGGTTGTCAGCGAAAGAACTGACGCAGTTGCGAAGCTTGCCACGAACGGAAAGTGGTGAACTCGCGCGACTGCAGGAGTTAGAGTTTCGTCCACTGCCGATCAATGCCTGGGGCGGCGTACCGATTCCGCCGCTGGCGCGCAAGAAGGCGGTTCCGGCAAAGCCGAAAGCAACATCACCGGCCTGGTTCGTCTCACAAGATCGCAACGGCGATTTCTATCTTTCCCGCCGGGAGTTTCTCGGACCAGTCGCGCTGTTTGAGTCGCTTGACGCGAACGATGATGATCTGATCGATGCTGCCGAAGCGGCGGCGAAGTGA
- a CDS encoding SgcJ/EcaC family oxidoreductase: protein MSRTYQWLLLCLLPCAVANAADQAAEEAKIRQAVATYVTAYNAGDAKALAALWSPEAVYTNPVTGAEAAGREAIEKQFATNFAMAKGSKLEAKTESIRFVSPGVAIEQGTAKVTAPNQSPDETEYSAVYVKRDGQWLLDRVTEEEPFKPHSNYERLKELEWMVGNWIDQDDNGKIETQVQWAKNQNFLIRSFTISVGERINQSGMQIVGWDAANKKIRSWVFDSEGGFGEGVWSKKGNAWHVQTTGTANDGRKASSVNIITLVNNDQFTWQIVNGQIGDELLPNTDAVLVVRQKE from the coding sequence ATGTCTCGGACCTACCAGTGGTTGTTGTTGTGTTTGCTGCCGTGCGCAGTAGCGAACGCGGCCGATCAAGCCGCGGAAGAAGCGAAAATTCGCCAAGCCGTCGCCACCTATGTCACGGCGTACAACGCCGGCGATGCCAAGGCGCTCGCGGCGCTCTGGTCGCCTGAAGCCGTTTACACAAATCCCGTGACTGGCGCCGAAGCCGCAGGCCGCGAAGCGATCGAAAAGCAATTCGCGACCAACTTTGCCATGGCGAAAGGTTCGAAGCTCGAAGCCAAGACCGAGAGCATTCGCTTTGTTTCTCCCGGCGTGGCCATCGAACAAGGAACGGCGAAAGTAACAGCGCCGAATCAGTCGCCCGACGAGACCGAATATTCTGCGGTGTACGTCAAGCGCGACGGACAATGGCTACTCGATCGCGTTACCGAGGAAGAGCCGTTCAAACCGCATTCGAATTACGAGCGGCTGAAGGAACTCGAGTGGATGGTCGGTAACTGGATCGATCAGGATGACAACGGCAAGATCGAAACGCAGGTGCAGTGGGCCAAGAATCAGAACTTTCTGATTCGCTCGTTCACGATTTCGGTCGGTGAGCGGATCAATCAATCGGGTATGCAGATCGTGGGTTGGGATGCGGCGAACAAGAAGATTCGCTCGTGGGTCTTTGATTCCGAAGGAGGGTTCGGCGAAGGAGTGTGGAGCAAGAAGGGAAATGCCTGGCATGTGCAAACTACCGGCACGGCGAACGACGGACGAAAGGCATCGTCGGTGAACATCATCACGCTGGTGAACAACGATCAGTTCACCTGGCAGATTGTGAACGGCCAGATCGGCGATGAACTGTTGCCGAACACCGACGCGGTGCTGGTGGTGCGTCAAAAGGAATAA
- a CDS encoding bestrophin-like domain, whose translation MDSLPLWVIVLTTLALLSLALEAGYRAGHWRHERTPDEREQPVGAMVAAILGLLALVLGFTFNFAASRFEARRRAVLEEANAIGTTYLRTSFLPREEQSSSQKLLQEYVTIRLQAVKDRKLEAAIVRSGEIQGLLWKEATSAGNASPQAETVGLYIAALNGLIDQHEVRLQVALRSRIPAELWFGLNSLAVMSFAAVGYMCGLSTTRRSPAMLVLTISFTIVLLMIADLDRGQEGLLRVSQDAMVNVQTMIAAGQP comes from the coding sequence ATGGACTCGCTGCCGTTGTGGGTGATTGTGCTTACCACGCTGGCGTTGCTTTCGCTGGCGCTCGAAGCCGGCTATCGCGCGGGGCATTGGCGTCATGAGCGCACGCCCGACGAGCGCGAACAGCCGGTCGGCGCGATGGTCGCGGCCATTCTCGGTTTGCTGGCCCTCGTACTCGGCTTCACGTTTAATTTCGCCGCATCGCGCTTCGAAGCCCGCCGCCGGGCCGTGCTTGAAGAAGCCAACGCTATCGGCACCACTTATTTGCGCACGAGTTTTCTGCCACGGGAGGAGCAATCTTCTTCTCAGAAGCTACTGCAGGAATACGTGACGATTCGCCTGCAGGCAGTGAAGGATCGAAAGCTCGAGGCTGCGATCGTGCGTTCCGGCGAAATCCAGGGCTTGCTCTGGAAGGAAGCAACCAGCGCTGGCAATGCGAGCCCGCAGGCCGAAACCGTGGGGCTGTATATCGCGGCTCTCAACGGTCTAATCGATCAGCATGAAGTGCGGTTGCAAGTCGCCCTGCGCAGCCGCATCCCCGCCGAACTCTGGTTTGGTCTCAACAGTCTGGCTGTGATGAGCTTTGCCGCCGTGGGTTACATGTGCGGGCTCTCGACCACGCGTCGCTCACCGGCAATGCTGGTGCTGACTATCTCGTTTACGATAGTGCTGCTGATGATCGCCGATCTCGACCGCGGTCAAGAAGGGTTGCTTCGCGTCAGTCAGGATGCGATGGTCAATGTGCAAACGATGATCGCCGCCGGCCAACCGTAA
- a CDS encoding MGH1-like glycoside hydrolase domain-containing protein: protein MPAESDHSASAEHVRLLAARNAHSPWKKWGPYLSERQWGTVREDYSEGGDAWNYFTHDQARSRAYRWGEDGLAGISDDGQRLCFAVALWNGQDAILKERLFGLTNCESNHGEDVKEYYYYLDSTPTHSYMKYLYKYPQAAFPYADLLEKSRTRSRTEFEYELIDTGVFNDDRYFDVFVEYAKTTPEEIIIQITACNRGPEAADLHLLPTLWFRNEWTWQTDFARPSLQQVAGSSQNVIKATHEVLGDRYLYCGDAALLFTENETNNERLFNTANQSPYVKDGIHRCVVNGEASAVNPAQVGTKVAAHFRLNIPAGEQRVVQLRLSDLPPTSSNHQAANLTEQVAQLRREADEFYAAITPKKLSADQASVMRQALSGMLWSKQFYHYDINKWLEERGCDPFQANRKAAPRNGQWHHMYNGDVISMPDKWEYPWYAAWDLAFHVTALTLVDPDFGKEQLKLMLRERYIHPNGQIPAYEWNFGDVNPPVHAWATIFTYRLDKGVNGEGDKEWLKSCFQKLLLNFTWWVNRKDRSGRNVFEGGFLGLDNIGVFDRSAPLPTGGYLEQADGTAWMALFCQNMLDITCELALTDSDYEDMALKFTQHFLWIASSMGQVGEGGMWDEEDGFYYDVLRLPNGHSQRLKVRSMVGLLPLCAATTYSGELLTLRPNIAKKLKYFLEARPEIVASIHDPGLIGVNGRRLASILDETRLRRVLAKMLDENEFLSEFGLRSLSKFHEQHPYSMDVHGQTYSVGYLPAESDTGMFGGNSNWRGPIWMPVNALVIRALLQYYSFYGDAFQVECPTGSGQMMNLYQVAEELGRRLGSIFTKDEAGIRPVFGGNEKFQHDPEWRDYLLFYEYFHGDNGAGLGASHQTGWTGIIARILHLFATLTPEMVAGEGGAAYFATQNGSASSEPLQTTPVGA from the coding sequence ATGCCTGCCGAATCCGATCACTCCGCTTCTGCGGAACACGTGCGGCTGCTTGCCGCGCGTAATGCTCACTCTCCGTGGAAAAAGTGGGGCCCCTACTTGAGCGAACGGCAATGGGGAACCGTGCGCGAGGATTACAGCGAAGGGGGCGATGCTTGGAATTACTTTACGCACGACCAGGCCCGATCGCGCGCTTATCGCTGGGGTGAAGATGGTTTGGCTGGAATCTCGGACGACGGCCAGCGGTTGTGCTTTGCTGTCGCACTGTGGAATGGTCAGGATGCGATCCTCAAGGAGCGGCTGTTCGGTTTGACCAACTGCGAGAGCAATCACGGCGAGGATGTGAAGGAGTATTACTACTATCTCGACTCCACGCCGACCCACTCGTACATGAAGTACTTGTACAAGTATCCGCAGGCCGCGTTTCCCTACGCCGATTTGCTCGAAAAGAGTCGGACACGCAGTCGCACGGAGTTCGAATACGAGTTGATCGACACTGGTGTGTTCAACGACGATCGCTACTTCGACGTATTCGTCGAATATGCGAAGACGACTCCCGAAGAAATCATCATTCAAATCACGGCTTGCAATCGCGGTCCGGAAGCCGCCGACTTACATCTGCTTCCCACGCTCTGGTTTCGTAACGAATGGACTTGGCAAACCGATTTCGCCAGGCCGTCGCTGCAGCAAGTGGCCGGTTCGTCGCAGAACGTCATCAAAGCGACTCACGAAGTGCTGGGAGATCGCTATCTCTACTGCGGCGATGCGGCGCTGCTGTTTACGGAAAATGAGACGAACAACGAACGACTATTCAATACTGCCAACCAGTCTCCCTACGTGAAAGATGGCATTCATCGTTGCGTGGTGAACGGCGAAGCGAGCGCGGTGAATCCCGCGCAGGTCGGCACCAAGGTCGCGGCCCACTTCCGCTTGAATATCCCGGCCGGCGAACAGCGCGTGGTGCAGTTGCGACTGAGCGATCTACCGCCAACCAGCAGCAATCACCAGGCAGCTAATCTCACCGAACAAGTGGCCCAATTGCGGCGCGAAGCCGATGAGTTCTACGCAGCCATCACGCCGAAAAAGCTTTCCGCCGACCAAGCCAGTGTCATGCGGCAGGCGCTGTCGGGAATGCTCTGGAGCAAGCAGTTTTATCACTACGACATCAACAAGTGGCTGGAAGAACGGGGCTGCGATCCATTTCAAGCCAATCGGAAAGCCGCGCCGCGCAATGGCCAGTGGCATCACATGTACAACGGCGATGTCATCTCGATGCCCGACAAATGGGAGTATCCCTGGTACGCGGCTTGGGATCTCGCCTTTCATGTGACCGCACTCACGCTCGTCGATCCCGACTTTGGCAAGGAGCAACTCAAGCTGATGCTCCGCGAGCGCTACATCCATCCGAACGGGCAGATCCCCGCCTATGAATGGAACTTCGGCGACGTGAATCCGCCGGTGCATGCCTGGGCGACCATCTTTACCTATCGTCTCGACAAAGGCGTGAACGGCGAAGGAGACAAGGAATGGCTGAAGAGCTGCTTTCAAAAGCTGCTCCTCAATTTCACCTGGTGGGTCAATCGCAAGGACCGCTCCGGCAGGAATGTTTTCGAGGGTGGCTTTCTGGGACTCGATAACATCGGCGTCTTCGACCGGAGTGCACCATTGCCGACCGGCGGTTACCTGGAACAAGCAGATGGAACTGCGTGGATGGCCCTGTTCTGTCAGAACATGCTCGACATCACCTGCGAGCTCGCGCTCACTGATTCCGATTACGAGGATATGGCCCTCAAGTTTACGCAGCACTTTCTCTGGATTGCTTCCTCAATGGGCCAGGTCGGCGAAGGAGGCATGTGGGACGAGGAGGATGGCTTTTATTACGACGTTTTGCGATTGCCCAATGGACATTCGCAGCGGCTGAAGGTGCGCTCGATGGTCGGCTTGTTGCCGCTTTGCGCGGCGACCACCTATTCGGGCGAACTTTTGACGTTGCGCCCCAATATCGCCAAGAAGTTGAAATACTTTTTGGAAGCCCGTCCTGAAATTGTGGCCTCGATTCATGACCCCGGATTGATCGGCGTGAATGGTCGGCGACTGGCGTCGATTCTCGACGAAACGCGACTCCGCCGTGTGCTGGCCAAGATGCTCGACGAGAACGAGTTCCTCAGCGAGTTCGGTTTGCGATCGCTATCGAAGTTTCACGAGCAACATCCCTATTCGATGGATGTGCACGGGCAAACCTATAGCGTCGGCTATTTGCCAGCCGAGTCCGACACGGGCATGTTCGGCGGCAATAGTAACTGGCGCGGGCCGATTTGGATGCCGGTGAATGCGCTCGTCATTCGCGCGCTGCTGCAGTACTACTCCTTCTACGGTGATGCGTTTCAGGTCGAATGCCCCACGGGCTCCGGCCAGATGATGAATCTTTACCAAGTCGCCGAAGAACTGGGGCGCCGATTGGGCAGCATCTTTACGAAGGACGAGGCGGGGATTCGACCGGTCTTCGGCGGCAACGAGAAATTTCAGCACGATCCCGAGTGGCGTGATTATTTGCTGTTCTACGAATATTTCCACGGCGACAACGGCGCTGGCCTCGGCGCGAGTCATCAAACGGGTTGGACCGGCATCATTGCCCGCATCCTCCATTTGTTCGCCACTCTCACGCCCGAAATGGTTGCGGGAGAAGGCGGCGCGGCGTACTTTGCCACGCAGAATGGCAGCGCGTCGAGCGAGCCTCTGCAGACAACACCCGTTGGCGCTTGA
- a CDS encoding DUF1501 domain-containing protein produces MTQSFSRRTLLQGSAVGLSAASLPILNVAARAATEPARKRSCILLWMAGGPSQLDTFDPKPKTDNGGPFQAISTNVPGLQICEHLPKLSRHADRLALIRSMQTKEGDHGRATTHLQTGYTPQGPIRFPALGSLVSKELAREQADLPAFASVTPQGNFAQPAVAAGFLGPNHAPLVVSGSGGNLKVEDLQSAEIDEIRQRARMQMLRELQQPFVASRPGPGTASHVTAYDRAERLGKTAAADAFDLTREEAKLRDEYGRGLFGQGCLLARRLVEREVPLVQVTLNGWDTHDNNFEQVKNLCGTLDNGWATLMRDLSDHGLLDSTLVVCMGEFGRTPGINPRVGRDHFPSAWSVVLGGGGVQGGSIIGRTSADGLAVEDRPVRVPDLMATIFLALGLNPEKQNMSNVGRPIRLADPDAKPIREVLA; encoded by the coding sequence ATGACACAATCATTTTCGCGACGCACATTGCTGCAAGGTTCAGCCGTTGGTTTGTCGGCGGCTTCGCTGCCCATTTTGAATGTTGCCGCACGAGCAGCGACTGAGCCCGCGCGGAAGCGCTCCTGCATTCTGCTGTGGATGGCCGGTGGGCCGAGCCAACTCGATACGTTCGATCCCAAGCCGAAGACCGACAACGGCGGGCCGTTTCAAGCAATCTCGACAAACGTGCCAGGGCTGCAAATCTGCGAACACCTGCCGAAGCTGTCGCGACATGCCGATCGCCTGGCCCTCATTCGTTCGATGCAGACGAAAGAAGGTGACCACGGCCGCGCGACCACGCACTTGCAAACTGGTTACACGCCGCAAGGGCCGATCCGTTTTCCGGCGCTCGGCTCGCTCGTGTCGAAAGAACTCGCTCGCGAACAGGCCGATCTCCCTGCCTTCGCCAGCGTCACGCCGCAGGGCAACTTTGCCCAGCCGGCAGTCGCGGCCGGTTTTCTCGGACCGAATCACGCGCCGCTGGTTGTTTCTGGTTCTGGCGGCAACTTGAAAGTCGAAGACTTGCAATCGGCTGAAATCGACGAAATTCGGCAGCGAGCACGGATGCAGATGTTGCGCGAACTGCAACAGCCGTTCGTCGCGAGTCGGCCGGGCCCCGGAACTGCTAGTCACGTCACAGCCTACGATCGCGCCGAACGACTCGGCAAAACCGCCGCAGCCGATGCTTTCGATCTGACTCGCGAAGAAGCAAAACTTCGCGATGAGTACGGCCGCGGCCTGTTCGGTCAGGGATGTTTGCTGGCCCGCCGATTGGTCGAGCGCGAAGTGCCGCTGGTGCAAGTCACGCTCAACGGCTGGGACACGCACGACAACAACTTCGAGCAAGTGAAGAACCTCTGCGGCACGCTCGATAACGGCTGGGCCACGCTGATGCGCGACCTCAGCGACCACGGCTTGCTCGATTCCACGCTCGTCGTCTGCATGGGTGAATTCGGCCGCACGCCGGGGATCAATCCGCGTGTCGGCCGCGACCATTTTCCATCTGCTTGGAGCGTTGTGCTCGGCGGCGGTGGCGTTCAAGGGGGCAGCATCATCGGCCGCACGAGTGCTGATGGCTTGGCCGTGGAAGATCGTCCCGTCCGCGTGCCGGATTTGATGGCCACAATTTTTCTGGCCCTCGGCCTCAATCCCGAAAAGCAAAATATGTCGAACGTCGGCCGGCCGATCCGCCTGGCTGATCCCGATGCGAAGCCGATTCGCGAGGTTCTGGCATGA
- a CDS encoding ThuA domain-containing protein: MASALPPETLRVTIWNEFIHEQTVDQVRQIYPSGIHAVIAAALEAKFGTEVCVRIATLAEPEHGLTYAVLAETDVLLWWGHAAHDRVEDDIVQRVHERVLQGMGFVALHSAHASKIFRRLMGTSCMLRWREAAEKERVWVIDPGHPIVSGLRDEWFELPNSEMYGEHFDIPAPEELFLVSWFEGGEVFRSGCAWRRGKGRVVYLSPGHETFPIYHNPNMQLLIANAVRYAAPTGGMYLGQGRNIVPSLSPISATHVVDENLHRAK, from the coding sequence ATGGCAAGTGCGCTTCCGCCCGAGACATTGCGCGTAACGATCTGGAACGAGTTCATTCACGAGCAAACCGTCGATCAGGTTCGCCAGATTTATCCTAGTGGGATACATGCCGTGATTGCCGCGGCTCTCGAGGCAAAATTCGGAACCGAGGTGTGCGTTCGCATTGCGACGCTGGCCGAGCCGGAACATGGATTGACCTATGCGGTTCTCGCCGAGACCGATGTGTTGCTCTGGTGGGGCCACGCGGCGCACGATCGAGTTGAAGATGATATCGTGCAGCGAGTTCACGAACGCGTCTTGCAGGGAATGGGCTTCGTTGCACTTCACTCCGCACATGCGTCAAAAATCTTTCGCCGCTTGATGGGAACGAGTTGCATGCTGCGTTGGCGCGAGGCTGCCGAGAAAGAGCGGGTTTGGGTCATCGATCCCGGGCATCCCATCGTCAGCGGCCTGCGTGACGAATGGTTTGAGTTACCCAACAGTGAAATGTACGGCGAGCACTTCGACATTCCCGCGCCCGAGGAACTCTTCCTCGTTAGTTGGTTCGAGGGTGGCGAAGTTTTCCGCAGCGGCTGTGCTTGGCGGCGCGGCAAAGGTCGCGTGGTCTATCTCAGCCCCGGCCATGAGACCTTTCCGATTTATCACAACCCCAACATGCAGTTGCTGATTGCGAATGCCGTTCGCTACGCTGCGCCGACAGGGGGCATGTACCTCGGCCAGGGCCGCAACATCGTGCCGTCCCTCAGCCCGATCAGCGCGACGCACGTGGTCGATGAAAACCTGCATCGCGCGAAATAA
- the ppk2 gene encoding polyphosphate kinase 2 has product MKRDKKSRQEAEVTTTEKLSRKDYDRELKKLHVELVKLQEWVKHQGLKICIVFEGRDGAGKGGTIKAITERVSPRVFRVLALPAPTEREKSQMYLQRYLPHFPAAGEVVIFDRSWYNRAGVERVMGFCSDEQARKFLEATPAVEKAMVESGIVLIKYWLEVSPEEQTRRLEGRIHDGRKTWKLSPMDLKSYSRWYEYSRARDEMFLATDTSWAPWYVVRSDDKKKARLNLITHLLDQIPYKELTHEKIVLPKRQKPGDYKEPDYPFRYVKERF; this is encoded by the coding sequence ATGAAACGCGACAAAAAGAGCAGGCAAGAAGCCGAAGTCACCACCACCGAAAAGCTTTCTCGCAAAGATTACGACCGTGAGCTAAAGAAGCTCCACGTCGAACTCGTCAAACTGCAGGAGTGGGTCAAGCATCAGGGCTTGAAAATCTGCATCGTCTTCGAAGGCCGCGACGGCGCTGGCAAGGGAGGAACGATCAAAGCCATCACCGAGCGCGTCAGCCCGCGCGTGTTTCGCGTCTTGGCGTTACCTGCGCCCACGGAGCGCGAAAAATCGCAGATGTATTTGCAGCGATACCTGCCGCACTTTCCTGCGGCTGGCGAGGTCGTGATCTTCGACCGCAGCTGGTACAACCGCGCCGGCGTCGAGCGAGTCATGGGATTCTGCAGCGACGAACAGGCCCGCAAGTTCCTGGAAGCTACACCCGCCGTCGAAAAGGCCATGGTTGAGTCGGGCATCGTGCTCATCAAGTATTGGCTGGAAGTGAGTCCCGAGGAACAAACTCGCAGGCTCGAAGGGCGAATCCACGACGGGCGCAAGACCTGGAAACTTTCGCCCATGGATCTCAAGTCGTACAGCCGTTGGTACGAATACTCGCGCGCTCGCGACGAGATGTTCCTCGCGACCGACACTTCCTGGGCACCCTGGTACGTCGTTCGTTCCGACGACAAGAAAAAAGCTCGCCTCAATCTGATCACGCACTTGCTCGACCAGATTCCATACAAGGAACTGACTCACGAAAAGATCGTGCTCCCCAAACGGCAGAAGCCCGGCGACTACAAAGAGCCCGATTATCCGTTTCGCTATGTCAAGGAGCGATTTTAA
- a CDS encoding alpha-amylase family glycosyl hydrolase, which yields MSRYPLLYQVNTRVWLQKHSQRLNRAATLDDVPDSVLDNWQAAGFDWIWLLSVWQTGLIGRQISRSNPAWLAEFRETLPDLTEDDIIGSGFAISAYRVHEDLGGDAALARFRARLQARDMKLMLDFVPNHTAIDHHWVEEHPEYYVPGTEEDLARAPQNYLWVKRAGGDKLLAHGRDPYFDGWPDTLQLNYGNPATQAALIEELRRISGQCDGLRCDMAMLVLPDIFAATWGLAAESFWPRAIHAVRQLEADFTFMAEVYWDREWDLQQQGFDYCYDKRLYDRLHAGAAKPVREHLWAGLDYQDKLARFVENHDEPRAAATFPPGVHEAAAVISYCSPGLRFFHQGQFEGFKKRISPHLGRGPNEPTDERIAAFYQRLLAALHVPSLHNGNWQLVECTPAWEENGTHDSFVVFAWQGAGHSRLIVAVNFSDHQSQCHAQLPYGDLAGHTWRLCDQLSDAVFTWNGDDMARSFFLDMQPWQAAIYVLQE from the coding sequence ATGTCGCGTTATCCGCTCCTTTATCAGGTGAACACGCGAGTCTGGCTGCAAAAGCACTCGCAGCGATTAAATCGCGCGGCGACCTTGGACGATGTTCCCGACTCCGTGCTCGACAACTGGCAGGCTGCGGGCTTTGACTGGATCTGGTTGCTGAGCGTCTGGCAAACCGGACTCATCGGCCGGCAGATTTCGCGCAGCAATCCTGCCTGGCTGGCGGAGTTTCGCGAAACACTACCGGACCTGACCGAAGATGACATCATCGGCTCCGGCTTTGCGATCTCAGCTTATCGAGTTCACGAGGATCTGGGCGGCGATGCGGCGCTCGCGCGCTTTCGTGCTCGGCTGCAGGCGCGCGATATGAAGTTGATGCTCGACTTCGTGCCGAACCACACTGCTATCGATCATCATTGGGTGGAGGAGCATCCGGAGTATTATGTTCCGGGAACTGAAGAGGATCTCGCTCGTGCGCCGCAGAATTACTTGTGGGTGAAACGCGCCGGCGGCGACAAACTTCTTGCGCACGGCCGCGATCCCTATTTCGATGGCTGGCCCGATACGCTGCAGCTGAATTACGGCAATCCGGCAACGCAGGCCGCCCTGATTGAAGAGCTGCGCCGTATCTCTGGCCAGTGCGATGGCCTGCGCTGCGATATGGCGATGCTCGTGCTGCCCGACATCTTTGCCGCAACATGGGGACTTGCCGCGGAATCGTTCTGGCCGCGAGCGATACACGCGGTTCGACAGCTAGAGGCAGATTTCACGTTCATGGCCGAAGTCTACTGGGATCGCGAATGGGATTTGCAGCAGCAGGGCTTCGACTACTGCTACGACAAACGACTGTACGATCGCTTGCATGCGGGAGCGGCCAAGCCGGTGCGCGAGCACTTATGGGCTGGTCTCGACTATCAAGACAAGCTCGCGCGGTTTGTCGAGAACCACGATGAACCACGGGCTGCGGCCACTTTTCCGCCAGGCGTGCATGAAGCAGCAGCCGTCATTAGTTACTGCTCTCCTGGATTGCGGTTCTTCCATCAGGGGCAATTTGAAGGTTTTAAGAAACGAATTTCGCCGCACCTCGGACGTGGACCGAACGAACCGACCGACGAACGGATTGCGGCTTTCTATCAACGACTGCTGGCTGCCTTGCACGTGCCATCGCTGCACAATGGCAACTGGCAACTCGTCGAGTGCACGCCGGCTTGGGAAGAAAACGGCACGCACGACAGCTTCGTTGTGTTTGCCTGGCAAGGCGCCGGCCACTCGCGGTTGATCGTCGCCGTGAACTTTTCAGATCATCAAAGTCAATGCCACGCGCAGCTTCCCTACGGCGATCTGGCGGGGCACACCTGGCGACTGTGCGATCAACTGAGCGACGCTGTTTTCACCTGGAACGGCGACGATATGGCCCGCAGTTTCTTTCTCGACATGCAACCGTGGCAAGCGGCGATTTACGTACTGCAGGAGTAG